In the Streptomyces spororaveus genome, CGAGGACGGCCGGATCGGCGGCGCCGGCCCCCGAGGCGACGGTGGCGTACCCGGCGGGGAGCCGGTCCACGGTGAGGGCACGGCGCCCGGCGACGGCCTGGCCCACCAGCGACTGGCCGAAGCGGAACCGGCGCGGCGGTGCGGCGGGGTCGTCCGGGCTTCCGTAGGACGCCCGCATGATCAGGTACCTGCCCTCCCGGTCCTCCTCGGCGAGGAAGAAGGCGCCGTACTGGGCGTCCACCAGCGGGGGCACCTCGTTCATGATCAGCTGAACGAGGTCGGTGAGGTCACGGGTGCCCTGCATCAGGCCGGAGACCCGCGCGAGGTTCGTCTTGAGCCAGTCCTGTTCCTGGTTGGCGCGGGTGCTCATCCGCAGGGACTCGACCATCGCGTTGATGTTGTCCTTGAGGTCCCCCACCTCGCCCGGGGCCCCGACCGTGATCGACTGGGTGAGGTCCCCCTCGGCGACGGCGCTGGTCACGGCCGCGATGGCACGCACCTGGCGGGTGAGGTTGCCCGCCAGCCCGTTGACGTTCTCGGTGAGCCGTCTCCAGGTGCCGGAGACGCCCTCGACCTCGGCCTGGCCGCCCAGCTTGCCCTCGCTGCCGACCTCGCGTGCGACCCGGGTGACCTCGGCGGCGAAGGACGAGAGCTGGTCGACCATCGTGTTGATGGTGGTCTTGAGCTCAAGGATCTCACCGCGGGCGGAGACGTCGATCTTGCGGGTGAGATCGCCCTTGGCGACAGCCGTGGTCACCTGGGCGATGTTGCGCACCTGGTTCGTCAGGTTGTCGGCCATGGAGTTGACGTTGTCGGTCAGGTCCTTCCAGGTGCCCGAGACCCCCTGCACCCGGGCCTGACCGCCCAGCTTGCCCTCCGTACCGACCTCGCGTGCTACCCGGGTGACCTCCTCCGCGAAGGAGGAGAGCCGGTCGACCATCGTGTTGATGGTCTCCTTCAGCTCCAGGATCTCGCCGCTCGCCTCCACCCGGATCTTGCGGGTGAGGTCACCGCCGGCGACGGCGGTGGCGACCTGCGCGATCGAGCGGACCTGGGAGGTCAGGTTGTCGGCCATGGTGTTGACGCCGGTGGCCAGCTCCTGCCAGATACCGCTCACCCGGTCGACCTGGGCGTGCCCGCCGAGCAGCCCCTGGCCGCCGACCTCGCGGGCGACCCGCGTCACCTCCGAGGTGACCAGGGACAGCTGCTCGACCATGCCGTTGTAGACCGTGGCGATCTCGCCGTGCAGGCCCTCGGAATCGGCGGGCAGCCGTGTCGTGAAGTCACCGTCCCGGACGGCCGTGAGCCCGTCCAGCAGCCGCCTCAGCCCCTCCTCGCCCAGCTCAGGGCGTTGCCGCGCTTCATCCATGGACGCCTCCGCACACCACTCTGACATGGGGGACCGCCCTGAACATCCCGGGGACTTCCCGGAACTTTCCGGCGGCATCCCGGGGATCAGCCCGCCGGGGCGCAGACTCCCGGCGGGCACGGCACCTCGAACCAGACGCTCTTGCCGTCCGCCCCGGACTCGGAGCCCCAGCCACGGGCCAGGCGCTCCAGGATCAGCAGTCCGTGCCCGCCCGGCTGTGCGCGCTCGTCCGGCCCGCGGTCCGGGATGCGCACGGGCGGGGCCGGGTTGCCGTCGGTGACCTCGACGCGCAGGCGCTCCGGCGAACAGTCGAGCACGAGCGCGCGGGGACCCCGGCC is a window encoding:
- a CDS encoding ATP-binding protein, which gives rise to MDPRGSTDGTRRLTLAGTTNVVSRSRDFTREALIAWCWLPDGESAGSDPEAAEDVLLLVSEVVANACLHGRGPRALVLDCSPERLRVEVTDGNPAPPVRIPDRGPDERAQPGGHGLLILERLARGWGSESGADGKSVWFEVPCPPGVCAPAG